One Epinephelus moara isolate mb chromosome 20, YSFRI_EMoa_1.0, whole genome shotgun sequence genomic window carries:
- the tasor2 gene encoding uncharacterized protein tasor2 isoform X2, which yields MESGNGGASSKGVLVPVSETSVVFQNNILAPLKSAYLYEESKQSFRYKSAVLVKNSALEEKYYAFRENRREAGYSEEDLKESYGFLLFDDVNKANALGETGVLTGNSTCTTLGDPSNGVYISMYSDCLDQNRWYHGKSGYIAIIRLTKGRVKKVVENYTQNFTVPTVGFDCHVSEQLPSVSANTSSFLAFERTQYYMYERLDNESKATTQSPSAACPFAIVSFSYTDTKATFAAPQEKSEKKKLVLHYFPWKGQLQIGTQFYDVGLRSTAGALIPAELPPVVKIDRAISMVDLRKLLPRAVFETCYSGEVFLDGLYCTLCELVSFEAEETKSLSLLLREIKEKDLALTIQLNDGGFLILLHSSHFLTYDDTGSSTDVLQGMFVFPVSQVIQRGTKSEQKRPAMSSEILRILPVLSYAEGEVEKNPIYPDEELCEVLAQHMQSYAALINPGLASPSREISIFPDQYDVLDAHKHLYSSPEWTNRAWQSFRSYLSKPVSFQLPVSKASEILAAGQEERMEDLDDDVYICLSSPEEAPANPVSMELEDKLTGQRSPVNIETSVDSGITSAEAQEDITPVPKNVIPDDLQDGTISVDNGITSAEAQVDVTPLPQNVIPDDLQDGTTSVDRDITSAEAQKDLIPAPQNVVPDDLQAGDVTKDTGKSDLTVLITTDKGARNLLTPPTSDDLPAELIVSITSAERTVTDESISMISTVSATKHNDFQLSGFPAAKLQTAEVNSLNDDTVTTKKVLDCPEVTNLTKTKRRKLRRGYYRGRKKVSKVCLETPSLKKFKTPVEYDNLNSQLEGQAKESSAQQELSNPSDIGRRKIQRGRRIFGKSLSKNVGLAVQEEKKSDAGKQTLENTILMELAACPLRKKTERWDLKPIISECGRILVPHGSADIADQIKSLKDKLQPKKDEECQSKMSISASENAHCAVEMEYKSSTAPETAVDETEATTSKDRGNRLQNVSDVNSEHSIVRPSDDDNGSLTLNQESSVHSSKTDGTSTPSSEAVQEKRTDTLSPAKCATKGEFLLSKLKSVLLRGKRKTDNLASEERPADTAKDTEPCLKKGKIDSDTGMLKTNYAITSVQDTNVYVKEVSKMLSVDPLFAYALGLTPKATPDRIQKTEGQDTQQRKDSSDTQEQTILDKQPQIIQRPPSIFPRRGRIKMLKKHQGISTEYVRKKCTPFQVSPLSGSTRLLHHHQTMYGDGINTLHPSISQDDRSEQNHRTPEYLKRYMGHRRKFRQSRTFVSKDGSIQVTKQWKENYDFNLDSKFTSDSKDKTIVRALHGPWDFSMQDTSEEVRLIVHMWIGLFYSRSTARLFHVDSNSCSEERDSLELSSGMVPAPSPELKASSFAPFPSVTDTSDPSFSKALDLSKKDDSVLDQGPLILDLSMKNSKAEIVTSDPQVNRKDTSVSGDGKEASETLNTPKSSVGLEEASTMQCYKKMVHSTEIQISEGNDVRSTFEDKRTCTPSQKAGSLDNTDVPSCKGTFILEQEEIKSASSQQENNQTGPGSGHMSCECNDEPVGIENSEHTAKSIVQKQERNSSKSVTDEEVDSKKEADDVVHAVEHDKIDSKEGENLEVKEKPWQEDNVESSPTVVDTGDDSTNTESGVLCNGPLENEKQLSQEKPTAVSPGKVENVNEDEDCSEVNTGNVMEDEDHLGKEDRLDEKDRCDSPVKADSDLSDQPVPMMCDGPDSVKDGIIECYHKPPLDEEPPQVNSEEDACHDLQLRQLCATSSVMTDEQAISEKSPEESLKMEPIAKETAVEEHLEKDVCLADKTLQTAALAMSDENNCSLDDSNSAGLIPQTNDSVETGSQIKVMENFSLSCDDHEDGDTQSFEGEQKVDNVTEKELFHHQSHSLYSEAKVTLFQETDLKQIDKINDGLEKINGRVVIPFIGIDTSEDNTVQPHGSPSPGKVEEVVQGQEEIPFISGTNYPETVLPTEVCSTSQMYSKKAELPAGRISLSLLHVSENNQLVVSENEYDGRCSTPTMDEKPYEYLPCSGPSASASDFSGGETTGNKAHKCLDVGLISQKDEMLLENKLCHKSTVNSDAMPHRDLHPDLELRTLRVLQSIDKYLPKSSHTDKTSQIETADMKHSIDQTPNPTSKCMPPCLALRHTSADVINQKISNTKSAMGAAPTSQELQTESTGHFLISPFKRNLEEVLGVKLQFKKTDSSVPQHYFERTDKLQEASVGQDYCHPYRSVPSTESLQAIKPNIIDQDKHKTTSQTNISHEPHSYSQRPVMAVKPSKSDESQADSISIDRLIEKAAMSHFSRNKQTKTPVVTHTTPTTMLLEKKTEKHKRNSERLNDDKQETSEHSSISSWLSNVTDSKSYSDKAQSVCLDPFYQHQGRGTSKFNKMLSSSLPVQSFESAGSSSKHVDGNQGFMTYSLVEKFGQTTKEGIAMDQTGCSDTSTSRADYKDGGMIDDSLLLDPQSSLICTVYNTTRKRPYSFLEQVSRRCLQDDITEASMEQECLIFSEQMRQLLKRSKKGPTMDTHDKLHLSCASPVTVQFSSLEEQEDAVEHLNAHLDPLSVVGQKIKVDMSDRKDLADTTEEEKTFHSQKTSQGTGNPMEHPGISCLTSECARLYEAKMNDVCAVRKVPSTPKHFKMDRGYLKTESSNHFDFCDQMKREMDESFRSKLNSVVKKSCKTKYRFYILVTSDDPFFEETKAQLEAEGHTAVQPSEFFLSEDSASSLLIILRNEDIAEHICEVPRLLELKNTPGVQFAGIDEPDDVVNLTHQELFTRGGFIMFDRAALEPLSLCNIQKMAEILKELSRTGKWKWMLHYRDSRRLKENARLSAEAKEKKQFLNWCQEAGIMEVMPYHECDLMSRDRPDYLTCLVRLQVQNISARYPVFITDSTTDSTFGRNGILTMTFSSFLTCSPSETFTA from the exons GTGTTTACATATCAATGTACTCTGACTGTTTGGATCAAAATCGCTGGTATCATGGAAAATCTGGATACATTGCCATCATCAGGCTGACAAAG GGTAGAGTTAAAAAGGTTGTAGAGAACTACACCCAGAATTTCACCGTGCCCACTGTGGGGTTTGACTGTCACGTGTCAGAACAGTTGCCTTCAGTGTCTGCCAATACCAGCTCCTTTCTTGCCTTCGAGAGAACCCAG TATTACATGTATGAGCGGCTAGATAATGAAAGCAAGGCAACAACTCAATCTCCCAGCGCTGCCTGTCCTTTTGCCATTGTATCATTTTCATATACGGATACCAAAGCAACTTTTGCTGCACCACAGGAGAAAAG TGAGAAGAAAAAACTTG TTCTTCATTACTTCCCGTGGAAGGGTCAGCTTCAAATAGGCACCCAGTTCTATGATGTTGGGCTGAGGTCTACAGCAGGGGCCTTGATCCCTGCAGAACT GCCACCAGTGGTGAAAATTGACAGAGCCATTTCCATGGTAGATTTGAGAAAGCTGTTGCCAAGGGCTGTCTTTGAAACCTGCTACTCTGGTGAAG TCTTTCTGGACGGCTTGTACTGCACCCTGTGTGAGCTGGTTTCTTTCGAGGCAGAAGAAACCAAATCACTCTCTCTGCTTCTGCGGGAGATCAAGGAGAAAGATCTT GCTCTCACCATTCAGCTGAATGATGGTGGTTTTCTTATCCTGTTGCACTCATCCCATTTCCTCACATATGATG ataCTGGGTCCAGTACTGATGTCCTGCAAGgcatgtttgtgtttccagTCTCACAAGTTATACAAAGAG GCACAAAATCTGAACAGAAAAGGCCTGCCATGTCATCTGAAATCCTGCGGATTCTACCAGTACTAAGTTATGCAGAGGGTGAGGTTGAGAAAAACCCCATTTATCCAGATGAAGAGCTGTGTGAAGTCTTGGCGCAGCATATGCAGAGTTACGCAGCTCTGATAAATCCTGGGTTGGCAAGTCCCTCAAGGGAAATCAGCATCTTTCCAGATCAGTATGATGTGCTGGATGCTCACAAGCACCTCTATTCTTCCCCAGAGTGGACTAACAGGGCATGGCAGAGCTTCAGGTCATACCTGAGCAAGCCAGTCTCTTTTCAACTGCCAGTGTCAAAGGCTTCTGAAATCCTGGCAGCCGGACAAGAGGAGCGAATGGAAGACCTTGAtgatgatgtctacatctgtctGTCGTCTCCTGAGGAGGCACCAGCCAATCCTGTTAGTATGGAGTTAGAAGACAAGCTGACAGGTCAGAGATCTCCTGTAAACATTGAAACATCAGTGGACAGTGGTATAACAAGTGCTGAGGCACAAGAAGACATCACACCTGTGCCCAAGAATGTTATACCAGATGATTTGCAAGATGGTACAATATCTGTGGACAATGGTATAACAAGTGCTGAAGCACAAGTAGACGTAACACCTTTGCCCCAGAATGTTATACCAGATGATTTGCAAGATGGTACAACATCTGTGGACAGGGATATAACAAGTGCTGAAGCACAAAAAGACTTAATACCTGCACCTCAGAATGTTGTACCAGATGATTTGCAAGCTGGAGATGTTACAAAAGACACTGGCAAATCTGATCTGACTGTGCTGATCACAACGGATAAGGGGGCAAGAAATCTTCTGACTCCCCCTACATCAGATGACCTTCCTGCAGAGCTGATTGTCAGCATCACTTCGGCAGAACGAACTGTCACTGATGAGAGTATAAGTATGATCAGTACGGTGTCTGCAACAAAGCATAATGACTTTCAGCTTTCTGGTTTTCCAGCGGCCAAATTGCAAACGGCAGAAGTGAACTCTCTGAATGATGACACTGTTACAACCAAAAAGGTTTTGGACTGCCCTGAGGTCACCAatctcacaaaaacaaaacggaGGAAATTACGCAGGGGTTATTACAGAGGTCGGAAGAAAGTATCAAAAGTTTGCCTTGAGACTCCCAGtttgaaaaaattcaaaacaccAGTGGAGTATGACAACTTGAACAGTCAGTTGGAAGGCCAGGCCAAGGAATCATCAGCCCAACAAGAGTTGAGTAATCCCTCAGATATTGGTAGAAGGAAAATACAAAGGGGAAGGCGCATATTTGGAAAATCATTGTCAAAAAATGTTGGTTTAGCAGTACAAGAGGAGAAAAAATCTGACGCGGGAAAGCAGACTTTGGAAAACACCATTCTAATGGAACTTGCAGCTTGtcctctgagaaaaaaaacggAACGCTGGGACTTGAAGCCGATCATCAGTGAATGTGGAAGAATCTTGGTTCCCCATGGTTCTGCAGATATTGCTGATCAAATTAAGTCTTTAAAGGATAAGCTTCAGCCTAAAAAAGATGAAGAGTGCCAAAGTAAAATGTCGATCAGTGCTTCAGAGAATGCTCATTGCGCAGTCGAAATGGAGTACAAGTCTAGCACAGCTCCAGAGACAGCAGTGGATGAAACAGAGGCCACAACATCTAAGGATAGAGGGAACCGTCTTCAAAATGTCAGTGATGTCAATTCTGAACACAGCATTGTGAGACCGTCAGATGATGACAATGGTTCATTGACTTTGAATCAAGAGAGTAGTGTGCATTCTTCAAAGACTGATGGCACATCAACTCCTTCCTCAGAAGCAGTTCAGGAAAAACGCACTGATACCCTCTCCCCAGCAAAGTGTGCTACAAAAGGTGAATTTCTGTTAAGTAAATTAAAATCAGTTCTTCtaagaggaaagagaaaaactgATAACCTTGCATCAGAGGAAAGACCTGCAGATACTGCCAAAGACACCGAGCCTTGTCTGAAGAAGGGCAAAATTGACTCAGATACTGGGATGCTGAAGACTAATTATGCAATTACAAGTGTCCAGGATACCAATGTGTATGTCAAGGAAGTTTCAAAGATGCTGTCAGTTGACCCTCTTTTTGCATATGCCCTTGGCCTTACCCCTAAAGCGACACCAGATAGAATACAGAAAACTGAAGGTCAGGACACTCAACAAAGGAAAGACTCATCAGATACACAAGAACAAACCATTCTAGACAAACAACCTCAAATCATACAAAGGCCTCCTTCAATCTTTCCAAGAAGGGGAAGgattaaaatgctaaaaaagcATCAAGGCATCTCTACAGAATATGTTAGAAAGAAAT GTACACCATTCCAGGTATCCCCTTTAAGTGGTTCTACAAGACTGCTGCACCATCACCAGACAATGTATGGCGATGGAATTAATACACTACACCCATCTATCAGCCAGGATGATAGAAGTGAACAAAACCATAGGACTCCAGAATACCTGAAAAGATACATGGGGCACAGAAGAAAGTTCAGACAATCCCGTACCTTTGTTAGCAAGGATGGATCTATCCAAGTCACAAAGCAGTGGAAAGAAAACTATGACTTTAATCTAGACAGCAAGTTTACAAGTGACTCAAAGGATAAAACCATTGTCCGAGCCTTGCATGG CCCATGGGATTTCTCAATGCAAGACACCAGTGAAGAGGTCCGGCTTATCGTCCACATGTGGATAGGTCTGTTCTACAGCAGGTCAACAGCCAGACTCTTTCATGTTGACTCGAACTCATGTTCAGAAGAGAGAGATTCTTTGGAATTGTCCAGTGGAATGGTACCAGCCCCGAGCCCTGAGCTCAAGGCCAGTTCATTTGCTCCTTTCCCGAGTGTAACAGACACTTCAGACCCTTCATTTTCAAAAGCTTTGGACCTCAGCAAAAAGGATGACTCTGTCTTGGACCAAGGACCTCTGATTTTAGACTTGTCAATGAAAAACTCCAAGGCAGAGATTGTCACTTCAGATCCACAAGTCAACAGAAAAGACACTTCTGTGTCCGGTGATGGGAAAGAAGCTAGTGAAACGTTGAACACACCCAAGTCATCTGTGGGACTAGAGGAGGCAAGCACAATGCAG TGTTACAAAAAGATGGTGCACTCTACAGAGATTCAGATCAGTGAGGGGAATGATGTCAGAAGCACCTTTGAGGATAAGAGGACTTGTACCCCTTCTCAAAAAGCTGGGAGTCTGGACAATACAGATGTACCATCTTGTAAAGGAACATTCATTCTTGAACAAGAGGAAATTAAAAGTGCATCCAGTCagcaagaaaataatcagacaGGCCCAGGAAGTGGCCACATGTCATGTGAATGCAACGATGAGCCTGTTGGAATTGAAAATTCAGAACATACAGCTAAAAGCATAGTGCAAAAACAAGAAAGGAATTCATCCAAATCTGTGACAGATGAAGAAGTCGACTCCAAAAAGGAAGCAGACGATGTGGTCCATGCTGTTGAGCATGATAAAATTGATTCCAAAGAGGGGGAAAACTTGGAAGTGAAAGAAAAGCCATGGCAAGAAGACAATGTAGAATCTTCTCCAACAGTTGTTGATACAGGTGATGATTCAACAAACACAGAATCCGGTGTACTCTGCAATGGTCCTCTGGAAAATGAGAAGCAGTTATCTCAGGAGAAACCTACAGCAGTTTCCCCAGGCAAGGTTGAAAATGTCAATGAAGATGAGGATTGTTCTGAAGTAAACACAGGTAACGTGATGGAAGATGAAGATCACCTTGGAAAAGAAGACAGACTTGATGAGAAAGACAGATGTGATTCACCTGTGAAAGCTGACAGTGATCTGAGTGATCAACCAGTACCTATGATGTGTGATGGCCCAGACTCAGTAAAGGATGGCATCATAGAGTGTTATCACAAACCACCATTGGATGAGGAACCACCTCAAGTCAACAGCGAAGAAGATGCTTGCCATGATTTACAGTTGAGACAGCTTTGTGCAACCAGCAGTGTGATGACAGACGAACAAGCCATTTCAGAAAAATCTCCTGAAGAATCCTTAAAAATGGAGCCTATTGCTAAAGAAACTGCAGTTGAGGAACATTTGGAAAAAGATGTTTGTTTGGCAGATAAGACACTTCAAACGGCAGCATTAGCCATGTCTGATGAGAACAACTGTTCATTAGATGACTCTAACTCAGCTGGGCTTATTCCCCAGACAAATGACAGTGTTGAAACAGGAAGCCAAATCAAAGTAATGGAAAACTTCAGTCTAAGTTGTGATGACCATGAAGATGGGGATACCCAATCATTTGAGGGAGAGCAAAAGGTTGATAATGTAACTGAGAAAGAGCTGTTTCATCATCAGTCTCATTCACTTTACAGTGAAGCCAAAGTGACACTATTTCAAGAAACAGATCTCAAACAGattgacaaaataaatgatgGATTGGAAAAGATCAATGGTCGGGTTGTAATTCCATTTATTGGAATAGACACCTCTGAAGACAATACAGTACAACCACATGGCTCACCCTCACCAGGCAAGGTTGAAGAAGTTGTTCAGGGCCAGGAAGAAATACCATTTATCAGTGGAACTAACTACCCTGAAACTGTCCTACCCACAGAGGTGTGCAGTACATCTCAAATGTACAGTAAAAAGGCAGAATTACCTGCTGGCAGAATATCACTATCACTTCTTCATGTAAGTGAAAACAACCAGCTAGTGGTTTCGGAAAATGAGTATGACGGCCGGTGCTCTACCCCAACTATGGATGAGAAACCATATGAGTACTTACCTTGCTCTGGCCCAAGTGCTAGTGCTTCTGATTTTAGTGGTGGTGAAACCACTGGAAACAAGGCTCATAAATGTCTTGATGTAGGGCTGATATCTCAAAAGGATGAGATGTTACTTGAAAACAAACTTTGTCACAAGTCTACAGTAAACAGTGATGCCATGCCTCATCGCGATCTTCACCCTGATCTTGAGCTAAGGACTCTAAGAGTTCTGCAAAGTATAGACAAGTACCTCCCCAAATCAAGCCACACTGACAAAACCAGCCAAATTGAGACAGCTGATATGAAACACTCTATTGATCAAACCCCTAATCCTACGAGCAAGTGCATGCCCCCTTGCTTAGCCCTAAGACACACCTCAGCTGATGTCATCAACCAGAAAATAAGCAATACAAAGTCAGCAATGGGGGCAGCCCCTACCTCACAAGAACTACAGACAGAATCAACAGGTCACTTTCTCATATCACCTTTCAAAAGAAACTTAGAGGAAGTACTTGGTGTTAAGTTGCAGTTTAAGAAAACAGACTCATCAGTTCCTCAACACTATTTTGAAAGAACAGATAAATTACAGGAAGCCTCGGTAGGGCAAGATTATTGTCATCCCTACAGATCCGTTCCCTCTACTGAGAGTTTGCAAGCTATTAAACCAAACATTATTGACCAAGATAAGCATAAGACAACATCACAGACCAATATAAGTCATGAACCACATTCGTACAGTCAGCGTCCTGTCATGGCAGTAAAACCATCTAAGAGTGATGAAAGTCAAGCAGACAGCATCTCTATAGACAGACTGATTGAAAAAGCTGCAATGTCACATTTCTCCAGAAATAAACAGACTAAAACCCCTGTagtcacacacaccacacccaCTACAATGCTCttggagaaaaagacagagaaacacaagaGAAACTCTGAAAGACTAAATGATGACAAGCAAGAGACAAGTGAGCATTCTTCAATAAGCAGCTGGTTATCAAATGTCACTGACAGTAAGTCTTACTCAGATAAAGCTCAATCTGTATGTCTAGATCCTTTCTACCAGCACCAAGGAAGGGGCACTTCAAAATTCAACAAAATGCTTTCATCATCTCTCCCCGTGCAGTCTTTTGAATCTGCAGGAAGTTCCTCTAAACATGTTGATGGAAACCAAGGTTTCATGACCTACAGTTTAGTTGAGAAATTTGGGCAAACAACTAAAGAGGGCATTGCGATGGATCAAACAGGATGCTCAGACACATCGACTTCACGTGCGGATTACAAAGATGGTGGCATGATTGATGACAGTCTCCTCCTCGACCCTCAAAGCTCACTCATCTGTACAGTCTATAACACCACCCGGAAGAGACCTTATTCTTTTCTTGAGCAAGTCTCTCGGAGGTGCCTACAAGATGACATCACTGAGGCATCAATGGAACAGGAGTGCCTTATCTTCTCAGAACAAATGAGACAGCTTTTGAAAAGAAGTAAGAAGGGACCCACCATGGACACACATGACAAATTGCACTTGTCTTGTGCCAGTCCTGTGACTGTGCAGTTTTCGAGTCTAGAAGAGCAGGAGGATGCAGTGGAACACTTGAATGCACACTTGGATCCACTGTCAGTTGTTGGACAAAAAATCAAGGTAGACATGTCAGACAGGAAAGACCTGGCAGacaccacagaggaagaaaagactTTTCACTCTCAAAAAACATCTCAAGGAACAGGGAACCCAATGGAACATCCTGGGATATCTTGCCTGACCTCAGAGTGTGCCAGGCTGTATGAGGCAAAGATGAATGATGTTTGTGCTGTCAGAAAGGTTCCATCCACACCCAAGCACTTCAAGATGGATCGAGGTTACCTGAAGACTGAATCAAGTAACCATTTTGACTTCTGTGATCAAATGAAGAGGGAGATGGATGAGAGTTTCCGTAGTAAACTGAATTCAGTTGTGAAGAAATCCTGTAAAACAAAGTACAGATTCTACATATTAGTGACATCAGATGATCCCTTCTTTGAGGAAACGAAG gcaCAGTTAGAAGCAGAGGGCCACACAGCTGTACAGCCATCCGAGTTCTTCCTTAGTGAGGATAGTGCTTCATCTCTACTCATCATTCTCAGGAATGAAGACATTGCAGAGCACATTTGTGAG GTCCCGCGCTTGCTCGAGCTGAAGAATACACCAGGTGTGCAGTTTGCTGGAATTGACGAACCAGATGATGTCGTGAATCTCACCCATCAGGAGCTGTTCACCAGGGGTGGCTTTATAATGTTCGACAGAGCAGCACTGGAGCCCCTCAGCCTTT GCAACATTCAAAAAATGGCAGAAATCTTGAAAGAGCTAAGCAGAACGGGGAAGTGGAAGTGGATGTTGCACTACAGAGACAGCCGTAGACTGAAGGAAAATGCAAG GTTGAGTGCAGAGGCAAAAGAGAAGAAGCAGTTCCTTAACTGGTGCCAAGAAGCTGGAATTATGGAGGTCATGCCGTACCATGAGTGTGACCTCATGTCAAGAGATCGGCCCGACTATCTGACATGTTTGGTCCGTTTGCAGGTCCAGAACATATCAGCCCGTTACCCTGTTTTTATAACTG ATTCAACAACTGACAGCACATTTGGAAGGAATGGAATTTTAACAATGACTTTCAGCTCTTTCCTGACGTGTTCTCCAAGCGAAACATTTACAGCCTGA